From the genome of Brassica oleracea var. oleracea cultivar TO1000 chromosome C4, BOL, whole genome shotgun sequence:
NNNNNNNNNNNNNNNNNNNNNNNNNNNNNNNNNNNNNNNNNNNNNNNNNNNNNNNNNNNNNNNNNNNNNNNNNNNNNNNNNNNNNNNNNNNNNNNNNNNNNNNNNNNNNNNNNNNNNNNNNNNNNNNNNNNNNNNNNNNNNNNNNNNNNNNNNNNNNNNNNNNNNNNNNNNNNNNNNNNNNNNNNNNNNNNNNNNNNNNNNNNNNNNNNNNNNNNNNNNNNNNNNNNNNNNNNNNNNNNNNNNNNNNNNNNNNNNNNNNNNNNNNNNNNNNNNNNNNNNNNNNNNNNNNNNNNNNNNNNNNNNNNNNNNNNNNNNNNNNNNNNNNNNNNNNNNNNNNNNNNNNNNNNNNNNNNNNNNNNNNNNNNNNNNNNAGAATCTTCGAAGAGGTACAACTTAAAATTTTTGTTTACATTATTTTTAATATTTTAACATAATTAACTATATTAATATATGTTTTAATTTTATAGGTGGCTCCTAAAATGAAGGGACGGACAGTCGGCATAGGCTCTGTTAATATTTGCAACTTCGTCAGACACTTCGAGACGGGATGAAGAGACTTCTCAGATGAAAGCTCGAATAGATAGCCAGCAGGTTCGTTTAGACTCTCTTGAGGATCTGCTAGACGTGATGGCGGTGGAAAACCCGACTATGCAGAGAATGTTGAGTGATAGACGAGCCGCTCTTGGGTTGCCAGTACGAGATCCCGAAGAGTCCGATCCAAACCGTCAACAGCCGAGTAACCCCACCAACTACTTCGAGGATGTAGTTTTTTTTATATTTCTGTTTGTAATATGAGTTTAAATATTATTGTATGACTTTTAAATGTCTTTTTAAAATATGTTTTTCAATTTCATATTTCGTTTTAAAATTTAAAANNNNNNNNNNNNNNNNNNNNNNNNNNNNNNNNNNNNNNNNNNNNNNNNNNNNNNNNNNNNNNNNNNNNNNNNNNNNNNNNNNNNNNNNNNNNNNNNNNNNNNNNNNNNNNNNNNNNNNNNNNNNNNNNNNNNNNNNNGAGGGTTTTACATCGAAATGTTTACGAGTGATTTACAATGAAAGTATTTACGTGTGCTTTACATCGAAATCATTATGTGGGCTTTACCACGAAATCTTACGTGTCGTTTACGACGAATTCTTTCCCGGCGCTTTACGAGGAATATATTTCGTCGTAAACGACGAAACGTAACGAGTCGTTTATGACAAAACCTCCGTTACGACGGACGTTTAACAACGAAACATCTTTCGAGGTTAATTCGTCGTAACACCCCGTTTACGACGAATTTACAACGAATACTGCTCTAGTAAAAAATATGTTTTCTTGTAGTGATTTTAGATCAAAATCTTTTCTATAGTAATAATTAAATTACGAAAATTGTATTGAAATTAACATATATTGTATTTTGACTGAAATGAAATCATGTGGTACTGAAAGAATGTTAAAAATCACAAATATAAAACATTAACAAAATAAAGATAGTTTAGAAGTGTTCAATATGGTAAAACCGAACTATTTAAAACCAAACCAAACCGAAATAGAGAAAATAGTTTGGATTTGGTACTACTGAATAAACCAAATGAATAATATTTTAAGAAAGTGCAGTATATGAATATGGTTCAATATATTAAGCAATAAAACCGAATAAACCAATGAAACCGATTAATTCAAATATATTAGTATACTTATATATAATTTTTTTAATAATCTGTATTTGATCAATAATTCCAATAAAAATCAGAAAAACTGGTTATAATATTAGTCATTAAAATTATAAAATTAATATAAGATAAAAGTAACGATGATATTATCGCTATTTATTAATTAAATGTTTTAAATATCATAATAATTATATATTAAATATACATTTTTAAAAATAATTGTATATATATATCGTTTGAATAGTTTAATGTTTATTAGTTATATTAAATATCATGATAAATATATAGATATCAAAATAAAAATTTAAATAATAATATTAATTAAACTAATGACGTATTCAATAATTATAGAAAAGATGACGAGTAAACAAATTAACTAAAATCTTAAAGAAGTATCCTAAAATTATGAAAAAGATAACAAATAATCAAATTAACTAAAATCATGGAAAAGATGACAAATCAGCAAATTTACTTTTCAAATAATAGCATAGATAGTTTGTTTGTTATATATTGCAATTTTTTTCTTGGTTTCCCTCCCAAATTATTCTTCAGTCACTACACTAATTACATTTTTTATTTTCTTTTAAAAAATTGGGAGGGAAGGGAAAGAGGGGAGAGAGGCGGAGAAGAAGCTTCTGGGACACACTGAAATGGCGAACGACAATAATCTCTCGAGCTTGGTTCACAAACTCCGTGAACGCGTCGCAGCATCGTCGGCTAATAACCTTGGCCACGCCTACGGAGAAGACGATGCTCTAGAGATTCGATTTCGGGCCGTCATCCCTAATCTTCTGAACGCATACGTCGTCCCTTCTCTGGGTACCAAATCACCACAATCTCTTTCTCTATTTTCTCCTCTGGATGAATTCAATTAGGTTAAACCTCAGATGTGGATGATTGATTTTGCCAGGGAGCAGGAGGGAAGTGACAGCTGTACTGAAGCTTGTTGGTCACACAGCGAGGAATCTTCCAGGAGTTTTCTATCACGGAGATCCTGCTGCTGTTTTCCCTGTGATTGCTCATATTTTGCCCTTTTTCGCTGAACCAGAATTTGTGTAAGTTTGATTGCCCCACTGGTTCCTAAACCGAGTTCCGGTTTAATGTTTTTCTCTTGTTAACCAATTGCAGTCCTGGGCATGTAGTGATACTTGACACTGTTGGATCTCTCTTAATGCTGCTGCGTTCCAACTCAAGGAAGGCCTACCGTATGTTCTTCCAGGACGCTTTGCAGACCATTCAAGGTGCAAAGACCAACTGATTCTGTGAATGTTAATATAATACGAGTTCTTCTACTTAACATGCCTTTTTTCTATGTGTCCACCAGATATGCAACCTATTGCATCACTTCATTCGGATGCATCTCACATTCCGTTTAGGTGTTTCTCTATGTCCTTTTCCGGAGTTTGGGGTGATTCCTGTCATCTCTGTGATCTGCCTGTTGCTAATAAGCCAGCAGAGGGGGATGGTCTTGTGTTGAGCTTATTGGGACCCAAACGGTGGGAGCCTTTTGCTACTTGTGTTATTAAACTCATCTGTAAATGCCTCACTGAGGGGACACTCTACGTTGAGGGTCTCATCCATACATCATTTTTAAAGGCTGCTTGTTCTTTGGTATGCTCTGGTGGTGCTGATCTGCAGATGGTGAGTTGATATTTGCTCATTAGCTTGGTGATTTTTTTTTCTGATTTGTTAGTGTTACTGTGATGATTTTTGGGTATACTAATCTGATATCTGTTTTGATATGGAAGGCATGCTTTGAACTTGCTTCTCTCGTTGGATCTATCCTTAGTTTCAACATGCTCCCTCATTTGGGTTTGATACAGTCAATCATACTCCTTTTAAGTGCAGATGAAGAAGGACTTCCTGTGTACAGGTGTGTTCCCGAACTTGTCAAGATTCTGACATGATTGTGAATTATTTTTAAATTTTTTTGGATCTTTTCTGTTTACCTTCCTCACATATTCCTATGAAACTTCGGATAAATGACCTTCATTTTAAGACTTCAAATTCTGGGTTTGTGTTACAGGAATGCGGTTTATGATTCTACCCTTGGACGTTGCCTTGCGACAGTATATTCCAGTTGTTCTGATGTTACTGTCAAACTAACTGCAGAAAGTATAGTATTGGTCTTTCCTCATGTATTACAGAGAACAAAGAGTGAGGAGCTTAAGGTATATTTGGATCTTATACACATGTCTCAATCTTCTATGAATTTCTGATGAGTTATTTTTATTTTATTTTTGGTGCTGCACTTTCAACAACTTTTTGGTAAATCATGCCTGGGTATTTATGTATGCAGGCTTCCCTGTGCAGTGCATATGTGCGGATTGTGAAATCTTGTCCTCCTTATGTTTGGAAGCTACATTGCCTTCTAGAGTTGCTTCATCTTTCAGAACCTTGTTTTCAATTGATAGAATGTTTTCAAGCAGTTCTTGTAGTTCTTGGGCCTGATTTTTATACAGCCAAATGTGGTAGTCATACAACAGCAGCAAGTGATAGACCTGTTCAGGGTATTAACGCTGGGCAAAAAAGGCATATGGAGGATGGAAGTACCCACAAAAGGAAGCGCCAGAAAGTTGGTGTTGATACTCAACAAGGGGTTTACTTTGCTCCTGAAATTACTGATGAGACTGATGGAAAGGATGCTGCCAATCTGCATAGGATGCTTATTTCAGCTGTAGAATCTTTAAAGCCTCCACCTGCTGGACCTAGTCTATTACGGCCTGAAATTTCGATAGTGGCACTTAGCATTCTCACCAATGCATTTTGTTTATGTCCCTGGACCAGAATGACTTATAGCTTGTTTCGCCAGATGTATGCCTGGATACCCTGGATAGCTGAGCAGGTAACGAGAAACTCCCCAATCCCTTTTCTTATATTAAAGTTTTCAAATGATTTTTTTTTTAAAAATGATTCGTATGTAGGTTGAGAACAAAAACCCTATCATCTTCGACATCTCTCTTTACTTGGAAGGAATATACAATATGCTACTCGTTCTTGGTAACGTTCCTTGTCCACGAAGTCTGACATTCCCTTTTGCTTTATACAAGTTTTGGATCCAGCATTTCTTGATGTTTTCTCCGTTCAGCAGATTTGGATTTACAACATGAATATACAAGTAAAGAGAATGATTTGGATGCGATACAAGTCTTGCTGAAGCTTCCTTGGAAGCACTCTCTACTTTTTAAGAGGCCTAGTTCTCTAGGAAAGGCTAAGTGCTTATCTGTGGGGATATGGACGAAGCTTGGAATACAATCCGGGAGTGGTTTTGATATATTCAGTATGGCTCTTTCAGATGATTCTGAACAAGTGCGAGCTGTTGCTGTTATCTCCATGCCACTTAAAGTTCTTTTCACTGGTCTTGATGCCCTTCCTCATATATTCCGAAGGCTGGAGTAAGTTGATAATTTTACTAATCAAAACCTTTTTTATTGACGAGACACAGTAATTGCACCTATCAAAGCAACTAAAAGAATCATTGAAATGAGTTTGAAAAATGACATTATAATGAATCTAAAGTTCATATTGCTCTTTTTGCTCAGGGTTCTTTTAAAACGTAACTTAACTGTTCTTTTGTCTTACATTCGTAGGCATTTGTTGAAAGAAGAGGATTTGATGGTTAAGAAAACCATTCCTCAGTCTCTTGGCTTCTTATCGTGCCTATATGGATCAAGTACTACTGGCCCAGAGAAAACTGCATGCCATTTATTCCTACATGAAGATCTAAAGAAAGATGAGACTCTGAACTGTCTACTTCAAGGGTTCCAGTGTTCGAAGTGTGATAAACTTATCGAAAGCAAAGATGAGAAGCATTTCAGAATCATAGAGACTCCGGAGATGGGAAATTTAGAAATGGGTCATCATTGTGATTACTCTGATCTTCAATCCTTATATTTTAACCTTCTATATGATGACTCTTCTGAAGAGACTCAACTAGCCTGTGTAGAAGTAATACAAAGAGTTCTTGGTCACACAACCCCAGATATTCTGGTCAGAACAAGGTCTCAATGGATAAGATGCCTTCAATATCTGCTACTTCATGTAAATACAGATGTAAGGGAAGCATTCTGTGCGCAGATCGGTATCTTTGTACAGCAACCTATTGTGAGCTGTTTGTTTCTTGATGAGGATGCTATGGAAAAAAGTTGCGAAAGGAATTTTTTTGATTTGATTGAGAATTCTCTAGCAACAGCGAAAGATCTGCTTGTCATTCAGACTCTCTTGGAAACGGCAGCTGAAGTTATGGTAGCTGTTGATATTACCAGTGAGCTTTTCTTGTTTTCTCTTTTCCTGCTGATTGATCAGCTTGATCATCCAAACTTGATCGTCCGAATAAATGCGTCAAGGTTAATAAATCGGTCATGCTACATCCATGTGAAAGGGGGATTTGCGATGCTACTTTCCAGAGCTGCACATATTCAAACTAAATTGTTTGATAATCTATCTGCCAGGCTGACCATCCGTCCAAATGTAGTAAGAGAATTTGCAGAGGCTGTTTTGGGTGTTGAAACTGAAGAACTAGTGAAGAAAATGGTCCCTGTTGTTCTTCCTAAGCTCTTGGTATATTGGCAGGACAATGCTCAAGCAGCAAAGACCTTGAACGAACTGGCCAAGTTATTAGACACAGATGTGGTACCTCTAATAGTAAATTGGCTACCCAGAGTTCTTGCTTTTGCTCTGAATCAAGAAGAAGAGAAGAATCTCCTCTCAGTTTTGCAGTTGTATCATTCACAGATTGGTTCTGACAACAAAGAAATTTTTTCTGCTGCACTACCTGCACTCTTAGATGAGCTCGTGTGCTTTTTGGACATTGCTGATACACCCGAGACAGATAGACGGTATGTTGTCCTTCTTCTTTTGATGCATGGTTACGGCTCTATCGTGTGCTCATTAATGTTGACATATTAACCGGACTAGATAGAGGTTGTTTAAAGTCGTGAGAGGAAACTTCAATCATCATTTTAAACAAATAACTGAACGTCCTGGTGTTTGTTTGTTCTTATGACATACTGTTTGATTTCAGAATTTTCCTTATGCAGGCTACAGAGACTGCCTGAGGCAATAAAGAAAATCTCAAAAGTCTTAACAAATGCTGAAGATCTTCCAGGATTCTTACAAAACCATTTTGTTGGACTCCTTAACAGTATTGACAGAAAAATGCTTCATGCCGATGATATTTTCCTTCAGAAACAAGCATTGAAGCGTATTAAGCTGCTCATTGAGATGATGGGTCATTATCTCAGCACATATGTGCCGAAGCTTATGGTTCTCCTTATGCATGCCATTGACAAAGATGCACTTCAGAGCGAGGGTCTCTTTGTCTTGCATTTTTTCACAAAAAAATTGGCTGCCGTCTCGCCGTCTAGCATAAAACATGTGATTTCTCAGGTTTTTGCGGCGCTTATACCCTTCTTGGAAAGAGAGAAGGAAGGTCCCCATGTATGTCTAGACGAAGTGGTGAAAATTCTTGAAGAACTTGTTTTGAAGAATAGAGATATACTAAAGCAGCACATCTGTGAGTTCCCACTCTTACCTAGCATACCTTCTTTAGCAGGACTGAACAATGCTATTCAAGAAGCACGTGGATTAATGAGCCTGAAGGATCAGTTACGGGAAATTGTAAATGGTATGAAACATGAGAACCTGAATGTTAGATACATGGTGGCATGTGAGCTAAGCAAATTGTTATATCAAAGAAATGAAGATGTTGCTGCACTGATTTCCGATGAACTTATGTCAGACATGGAGATCTTGAGCTCTTTGATCACATCGTTACTACAGGGATGTTCAGAAGAATCAAGAACTACAGTGGGTCAGAGGTTGAAGTTAGTCTGTGCAGATTGTCTTGGAGCTGTAGGTGCTGTTGACCCCGCCAAAGTGAGAGTTGCTTCGTGCAACCGTTTTAAAATCCAGTGCTCAGATGATGATCTTATCTTTGAGCTCATCGACAAACACTTGACAAGAGCTTTTAGAGCTGCACAGGATACAATCATACAAGACTCTGCTGCTCTTGCTATACAGGAATTACTAAAGATTGCTGGTTGTGAGCCATCATTAGCTGGGAATGTTGTTGTCCTTACGCCTCAGGAACCTGTGCAAGTCAGTGTATCTGGTTCAATAAAGTATGGACGTAGCAGTGAAGTGAATGAAAGGGGACAAAAACTATGGGGCCGGTTCTCAAACTATGTTAAAGAACTAATAGCTCCCTGCCTGACTTCAAGGTTTCAGCTTCCAAATGTGTCTGACCCTGGATCAGCTGGACCAATTTATCGGCCTTCTATGTCATTCAGAAGATGGCTATCCTACTGGATAAAGAAATTGACAGCACATGCAAATGGATCCCGTGTAAGCATATTTGCTGCTTGCCGGGGCATAGTGCGTCACGATATGCAGACAGCTACTTATCTCTTACCATATTTAGTTTTGGATGTTGTTTGCCATGGGACCGAGGCAGCACGGCTTAGCATTTCGGAAGAGATCCTTTCTGTTCTTGATGCTGCTACATCAGAAAATAGTGGGGCAAACAATTTTGGTGTTGGTCAGAGTGAAGTTTGTGTTCAATCTGTTTTCACGCTTCTTGACAACCTTGGGCAATGGGTTGATGATGTGAAGCAGGGAGTAGCACTCTCATTGTCTGTACAGTCATCAGGCGGTAGACAAGTAGCATCCAAATCAAAAGACCAGGTTTCAACTTCAACAACAGAACAGGATCAACTTCTTGTACAGTGTAAATATGTGTTGGAGCTTTTGCTTGCTATTCCCAAGGTGACCCTTGCTAGGGCATCATTCAGGTGTCAAGCATATGCTAGGTCGTTGATGTACCTTGAATCCCATGTACGTGAAAAGTCGGGTTCCTTGAATCCGGCAGCTGAGAAGACAGGCTTCTTTGAAAATGCTGATGTTTCTTCTCTGATGGGAATATACAGCTGTCTTGACGAGCCTGATGGTCTTTCTGGCTTTGCAAGTTTAAGCAAATCGTTAAGTTTGCAAGACCAATTGTTGATAGATAAGAAATCTGGTAACTGGGCAGAAGTTTTTACTGCATGTGAACAAGCCCTTCAGATGGAACCAACATCAGTTCAAAGACACTCAGATGTTCTTAATTGCTTACTTAACATGTGCCACCATCAGACAATGGTCACTCATGTTGACGGACTAATTTCCAGAGTACCTGAGTACAAGAAAACGTGGTGTACGCAAGGTGTACAAGCTGCATGGAGACTCGGAAAATGGGACTTGATGGATGAGTATCTTGGTGGAGCAGATGAAGAAGGTCTACTCTTCAGTAGTTCAGACAGTAATGCCTCTTTTGACAGAGATGTTGCAAAGATTCTCCAAGCAATGATGAAGAAGGATCAATATTCCGTAGCTGAGAGAATAGCAATTTCCAAACAAGCTCTCATTGCTCCTCTAGCTGCTGCAGGCATGGACTCCTATACACGAGCTTATCCTTTTGCTGTCAAACTTCACTTGCTAAGAGAGCTAGAGGACTTCCAGGCGCTTCTTAATGGGGAATCATATCTGGAGAAATCATTTAGTACAAGTGATCCAGTGTTTTCAAAAGTAGTTGATAACTGGGAGAACCGGCTCAGGTTCACTCAATCATCATTGTGGACAAGGGAAACCCTTTTAGCTTTCCGAAGGCTTGTCTTTGGTGCCTCTGGGCTTGGTGCTCAAGTTGGGAACTGTTGGCTTCAATATGCAAAGCTTTGCCGTTTGGCTGGGCACTATGAGACAGCTCACAGGGCAATTTTGGAAGCTCAGGCTTCTGGTGCACCTAATGTTCACATGGAAAAGGCAAAACTTCTTTGGATAACTAGGCGTTCGGACAGTGCCATTATAGAGCTACAACAATCTCTCCTGAATATGCCTGAGGGAGTTGTTGACTCCACTGTAATTTCTTCTATCAATAGCTTATTGATGGCTCCCCCAAATCCAGAGCCAGCAGTTCGTAACACACAATCTTTCAGTGACAAAAAGGATGTTGCGAAGACGCTTCTTCTGTATACCAAATGGATCCACCACAGCGGGCAAAAACAAAAGAAAGATGTTTTAAATCTTTACACCCAAGTGAAGGACTTGCAGCCCTGGGAAAAGGGATATTTCCACCTGGCTAAGTATTATGATGAACTATATGTTGATGCAAGAAAGTGTCAACAAGAGAGCATTGTATTGAGCTCTGCAGGCAGCAAAAAAGGTTCAGTCTCGTCGAACTCGGGCACTGAGAAAGCAGGGTGGGAGTACCTATTTAAGGGAATGTATTTCTATGCTAAGGGACTTCACAGTGGGCACAAGAATCTCTTTCAAGCACTTCCGAGGTTGTTAACACTATGGTTTGACTTTGGTACTATCTATCAAATGAGTGGTTCAGCAGGAAATAAGGAAATGAAAAGTACTCATATGAAGGTAGTACTGACTGTGTACTCTCTATTTTATATAGCTCTTCGATATTTAATACTTCTCCTATTTCATAAGTTAACAATATTTTTGATTGTTCTGGCAGATAATGAGTTTAATGAGGGGCTGCTTAAAGGATCTGCCAACCTATCAATGGTTAACTGTGTTGCCTCAGTTGGTATCTAGAATCTGTCACCAGAACGGGGAAACAGTGCAAATGGTTAAAAATATAATCACCTCTGTTCTACACCAATTTCCTCAGCAAGGGCTCTGGATTATGGCTG
Proteins encoded in this window:
- the LOC106342817 gene encoding serine/threonine-protein kinase ATR, with translation MANDNNLSSLVHKLRERVAASSANNLGHAYGEDDALEIRFRAVIPNLLNAYVVPSLGSRREVTAVLKLVGHTARNLPGVFYHGDPAAVFPVIAHILPFFAEPEFVPGHVVILDTVGSLLMLLRSNSRKAYRMFFQDALQTIQDMQPIASLHSDASHIPFRCFSMSFSGVWGDSCHLCDLPVANKPAEGDGLVLSLLGPKRWEPFATCVIKLICKCLTEGTLYVEGLIHTSFLKAACSLVCSGGADLQMACFELASLVGSILSFNMLPHLGLIQSIILLLSADEEGLPVYRNAVYDSTLGRCLATVYSSCSDVTVKLTAESIVLVFPHVLQRTKSEELKASLCSAYVRIVKSCPPYVWKLHCLLELLHLSEPCFQLIECFQAVLVVLGPDFYTAKCGSHTTAASDRPVQGINAGQKRHMEDGSTHKRKRQKVGVDTQQGVYFAPEITDETDGKDAANLHRMLISAVESLKPPPAGPSLLRPEISIVALSILTNAFCLCPWTRMTYSLFRQMYAWIPWIAEQVENKNPIIFDISLYLEGIYNMLLVLDLDLQHEYTSKENDLDAIQVLLKLPWKHSLLFKRPSSLGKAKCLSVGIWTKLGIQSGSGFDIFSMALSDDSEQVRAVAVISMPLKVLFTGLDALPHIFRRLEHLLKEEDLMVKKTIPQSLGFLSCLYGSSTTGPEKTACHLFLHEDLKKDETLNCLLQGFQCSKCDKLIESKDEKHFRIIETPEMGNLEMGHHCDYSDLQSLYFNLLYDDSSEETQLACVEVIQRVLGHTTPDILVRTRSQWIRCLQYLLLHVNTDVREAFCAQIGIFVQQPIVSCLFLDEDAMEKSCERNFFDLIENSLATAKDLLVIQTLLETAAEVMVAVDITSELFLFSLFLLIDQLDHPNLIVRINASRLINRSCYIHVKGGFAMLLSRAAHIQTKLFDNLSARLTIRPNVVREFAEAVLGVETEELVKKMVPVVLPKLLVYWQDNAQAAKTLNELAKLLDTDVVPLIVNWLPRVLAFALNQEEEKNLLSVLQLYHSQIGSDNKEIFSAALPALLDELVCFLDIADTPETDRRLQRLPEAIKKISKVLTNAEDLPGFLQNHFVGLLNSIDRKMLHADDIFLQKQALKRIKLLIEMMGHYLSTYVPKLMVLLMHAIDKDALQSEGLFVLHFFTKKLAAVSPSSIKHVISQVFAALIPFLEREKEGPHVCLDEVVKILEELVLKNRDILKQHICEFPLLPSIPSLAGLNNAIQEARGLMSLKDQLREIVNGMKHENLNVRYMVACELSKLLYQRNEDVAALISDELMSDMEILSSLITSLLQGCSEESRTTVGQRLKLVCADCLGAVGAVDPAKVRVASCNRFKIQCSDDDLIFELIDKHLTRAFRAAQDTIIQDSAALAIQELLKIAGCEPSLAGNVVVLTPQEPVQVSVSGSIKYGRSSEVNERGQKLWGRFSNYVKELIAPCLTSRFQLPNVSDPGSAGPIYRPSMSFRRWLSYWIKKLTAHANGSRVSIFAACRGIVRHDMQTATYLLPYLVLDVVCHGTEAARLSISEEILSVLDAATSENSGANNFGVGQSEVCVQSVFTLLDNLGQWVDDVKQGVALSLSVQSSGGRQVASKSKDQVSTSTTEQDQLLVQCKYVLELLLAIPKVTLARASFRCQAYARSLMYLESHVREKSGSLNPAAEKTGFFENADVSSLMGIYSCLDEPDGLSGFASLSKSLSLQDQLLIDKKSGNWAEVFTACEQALQMEPTSVQRHSDVLNCLLNMCHHQTMVTHVDGLISRVPEYKKTWCTQGVQAAWRLGKWDLMDEYLGGADEEGLLFSSSDSNASFDRDVAKILQAMMKKDQYSVAERIAISKQALIAPLAAAGMDSYTRAYPFAVKLHLLRELEDFQALLNGESYLEKSFSTSDPVFSKVVDNWENRLRFTQSSLWTRETLLAFRRLVFGASGLGAQVGNCWLQYAKLCRLAGHYETAHRAILEAQASGAPNVHMEKAKLLWITRRSDSAIIELQQSLLNMPEGVVDSTVISSINSLLMAPPNPEPAVRNTQSFSDKKDVAKTLLLYTKWIHHSGQKQKKDVLNLYTQVKDLQPWEKGYFHLAKYYDELYVDARKCQQESIVLSSAGSKKGSVSSNSGTEKAGWEYLFKGMYFYAKGLHSGHKNLFQALPRLLTLWFDFGTIYQMSGSAGNKEMKSTHMKIMSLMRGCLKDLPTYQWLTVLPQLVSRICHQNGETVQMVKNIITSVLHQFPQQGLWIMAAVSKSAVPARREAAAEILQGARKGFNQSDRGHNMFIQFASLTDHFIKLCFHGGQPRSKIINIATEFSALKRMMPLDIIMPIQQSLTITLPAFDTKNNERHSASVFSGSDLPTISGITDEAEILSSLQRPKKIILLGNDGIEYPFLCKPKDDLRKDARMMEFTAMINRLLSKYPESRRRKLYIRTFAVVPLTEDCGMVEWVPHTRGLRHILQDIYMSCGRFDRQKTNPQIKRIYDQCAAKKECEMLKTKILPMFPPLFHKWFLTTFSEPAAWFRSRVAYAHTTAVWSMVGHVVGLGDRHGENILFDSTSGDCVHVDFSCLFDKGLQLEKPELVPFRLTQNMIDGLGITGYEGIFMKVCEITLTVLRTHRETLMSILETFIHDPLVEWTKSHKSSGVEVQNPHAQRAISSIEARLRGVVIGVPLPVEGQARRLISDAVSLENLGKMYIWWMPWF